The stretch of DNA GCGTTTCGTACATGCTTTATGTTTCAGTATGCTCCCATGAGTTTCTAAGGCACTTATTTTGTGGAGCACTTCTAATCTTCTGAAAACTGAAACCTCACTAACTCCTGTGAAGTCACTGTTGGATGTGAGGAAAATACTTGGTTCGCATTTGAAGTTCTATCCAGAAGGCATTATTTTCTTGAAGCTTACCGTTGATATCTCTGGGGGAAAATTGCATGTACTCAAACATAATACAAACGACCCATCTAGATGGGGCAATATACTTTTCATCCCAACATAACGCGATAGTGGAATACACACTGGCACTGGTTAACCAACCAGTTAACCATTTACTAGACCGTAACCCGTTAGACCAAGCTCGTAGTAAAGACTAACTAACCGAAGGAAAGTAGTGAGACTCGAATGATCATTTGCCGCGATATCTGTGAGTCAACGATCGGGTGTTATGTCACATATCTTACTATTTCTGCATACAGAAATTTACTAATTTCCGCCAATCGATAGATTAGTATTACTAACGATAATGCTTGTTTCGTTTGTTTACACTCAAATCACCGCACGAGAGATTCAGCCGGATGATCTTCTCATCCCCTCCCACGGTGGGAATAAGTTAGCGAACCGTGGAAAACTGCACTCTTGATCTTTAATTACCGTACGAGGGATCCCTCAGCCGTACGTTCTTCAACTGAGTAGACACAGGAACGATCGTTGCCACTATTTTCGCTGTTTCGTAAACGTTTTGCAATACTGTTGCGCGCGACTGATTCAATCCGTCCGAATCGGTGGCAGACTTTCAACTAACTGCAGCAAGCACGAGGTAACGCCAGAGAGACCGCAATTCGTACTGAACTGAGGTTGAGCCATCATAACCCTTGAAAAGAAAAATACGAGTTCAAAAGTGTCTCTTCTTAGATTTCCTTCGCTCTATGAGAGGCACCAGCAGAACGTGGACACATAAATACGAAAAACCTGCCGTGTGGAGTCAACATGTTTGCACATTGGAGAGACGAACTAATAACGATAATGGCCTGCTAAAGAAACTGAGCTGCGGGCTGATAAATGTGGCTAGTGAGGTTGGTCAGTGTGTAGTAAAACTTGTTGCCAAATGATGACCGTTGTAATGATCATTGTACtcgaaagaaaaatataaacagCATGAAATGGGATCCATAGCAGTGTGAAATGGAGACCGCTGTTAATTTGCTGATGAGAATCAATACAATGCAAGTCATATTTATCACTGCACTTTCTATGAAATTCATTCTTATAATCAATAACAAGGTATTTAATATGTTTTTGttcgcacacacgcacacacgctcGCGACTGCTATAATTTTATTTCTGTAAGTGCATGGAGCAATTTCACGTCAAATCATACCaatgaaacacagatttctgcattactcgagaattaatcaagcaaacgaaacaaaatttggcatatgaaggttttagggagcaataaatgtttctatggcggtTCGATACTAAGGGCAAGAGGGCTGACATACAAATGGCATGACACACCTCCTTCCCCTAGATTGAagagagggtcccataaaaataacacatatatttcaaccaaacatattcatgaaaatatgaaaaaataaataaattcgggagcgacgaagtttgccgggccagATAGttttctatataaatgaaattaataataactatACCCATCAATCTAGTGATTGGAAAGGATTAAGATTTGGGACTAGGATGGAGCGAGTggggtattttttttatgaggAGGGAAATGATCTACATCAGGGGtagccaaacttttgggcattacgggcgattaattgttcaaatgttaggcttCGGTCCACCAAAGTcgactgtatcaaaaagtcattaaaaaatgaatgtagtactcgacgataaaacaaagtttcgaccctcctgtactcgcgctcAAAGtaataactcgtatactcacgcacggtgtcacagactctGCGTGTCTCGGTAATTTTGCTATTTTGTATTTGTAGGTATTTAGCTTAAGTAAACAAGATataatcaaatgaaaaaaattataggaggttgtgcccaagatacgaccgcattgttgacgtagaactacgctgttattttatataagtcgcttatttataccttcggatgttATTCTATTATGCTGtgtattttagaaacaactggttagtagaataatctctgaaataagtttttcattgtagaatcagtagaCGATAATTGATTGGTGATTCATTTTTgctctcgcaaaacaatacactatctgatcgtatgtcgcaatttatttcatgtcaatgcattgtaAACTTACCTccaacgctattccggtggcctttttcgcaattgacttaaactcggctacagtcgattatatacatgttgcaccaacaccatcattccacatctcataactacactaatatatctttggcactgcatggaaacaacaacaatgacaaaatcgttcgtacaacgtaaaccaagcgccaaacaagcgttcgccatagcatgcatacagagccatacattggtggtttgaaactactaggaacataaacacttctcataattttgcgctattctcaaccGAAACACTTCTGTTATTATTACTGACCACGgataaagttgcattactttctcatgctcgacataagcgcagctgtcatccttagtggaggatGTTCTACTACTGGCAAGCGatcccaaataacttataacattccagtgagACATTCAAGTTACTCGGTAtaccccaaataattttttggcgcacaactttaacgcctgcttcgccataacgtcagtttaatgcattgatgcattctcaaaggcaccaacgaagcccttatgatgacggaaaacgaacaatgttaactgcttggaaaaagactgaattatgacacacagcttgtactctgctgtaacactcatcgatgcgaattcgctgatgagtttgtcaagagcgatcgccttcaccaccagcggggggagcttgatttaggttgctgcctgggtaacggcgtttacattttcgattttttttaggaaaatggaaacgctttaagttttcatgaattttaaccatttacaaaccaggggattctaatgtatagcatattaaacaaatcttacggaatttccgattcgtttagtatgtgaatcggcaaaatccgttcgtggcaaaaatagttattaacgttaactttatttcataaaaacgtgacttgttttctgatatggcacccttaatgaaagacgtagttctacgtcaaaaactccagaaaatattttttcttcagctTCATTCAGTCGTTTAATTCGCTCtcttcaacaaaatttttaattcTCGTTCTGTGTGACCATGTactcgagtataggagggttaattaaaagaaaatatgccatactaataaatattaaatgataaataagtctataaaataaaaataccggttactaaataattgataagtAATATTCTATGTTCTGTAAAATCTTATCAATCAATACATATTATTTTTGAGGAAATTGTGATTTATGAAgtatttattttccataaaaatataccCAAGATGATTGTTATATTCCTCAATTATGTATGAAATCTAGAGATggaacggatatccggtaactatccggctTGTGCGACCATTATTTGCTATCCTGCCGAATACCGGATAGTGCTCACTCGATTAgagtagaaaatattattagaaaataatgaataatttctcattaacacgagattaatcatgttttttttttcaaaatagggttaatattaactcataacattaatacattaacactattacttttattatatttttttctccaacCGATTATTAACCAACCAGTctcagagaacagtctttcaTTGCAAACACTACAAGCAGttgaaagataaactctagcaaacctTGCCAATCGAGGGTAGTGCTTAGATTATGAAGACCAACAAGCGTAAGGAACGTTATTGCGATCAATTCGAGAtgttttcgcataacagtcgatttcgttagtaatggattttttttaaatgggaaCTACCTTTTTCATTTACCACTTCATTGAAACTGTCCTAAAAGGTGTCATGAGCTTCGCGTGTAAAgtttaattcagtttcgtctcttcAGCTTCGTTTAATATGATTTGTGGTGAAGTAAGTTTACCCTCTCTTAGATTATCATTCCTGAAGACCGTTCCGAGTATTTcgccaatgaaaataattgattgatgttctttACTTATTCGAATTCGTATTACTGACTGTTACACGactagtattaaaattatttcaatatatccacaaaaatttcataattGTAATACAAAAtcctaaacagaaaaaaatctgttcaatattcctattatatattttttattatattatatttttgtattttttgaagCGATAGAATCTCATAGAATAGAGTTGTTTCTCGAACGTTATGTGTTGCGAATTGCATATGTtgccgaaatgtttcccaaaggaaaaaATATCAGGAATGCAACATGCAAACCAAACAGCTTGGAAAATTATGCTGACAGCTTTCACCCGATTGTATGTataacagcaaaatagaacTAACGAacaaaattctgttcaactagaattacataatagggcccaatattaaattttagaaatttctaaagCGTTTTTCTAATCATGACTATATTCATTGAAAGTGATCTGCACAATTAATTCAAATGACTCATCAtagttttaaaatcaaaataacaatacttcattgaAACTCGCATGCGCAGTCTTCAAAGGCGAAGctttctccaaaaaaaaaaatagattttattGATTCTCGAAACCTTATGTCGGATGTTTCCAGCATTTTTaattggaaattggaaattgTTCCTAGAGACAATTCAAAGTTATTacaagttatggtcgaacagctggatgtgttaatataaaataaataacaatctgaaagaaaatatcaaaacggaaactttaatgaagaaatatctactcttacaactaatatgttttattgaggtTAGCATTAACAGCTTATAAAATGATCACGGCGAAAGGTGGAGGGatatttaacacgttcgtcgcccaatgcgctgtttttgagtttctcgcGAGGCCCAAATTGCGGATGATTCATTAAATGAAGaccaaacttagtttgtagacaacctTTACATGATCTAGTGAAATTCCTTTCTATGTGAAGACGAATTGATAACAATAGCGAATGCCAAAGTCATATCATACGGGTATCGCAAAAAACTCCAGTACAAACCTTCTGTactacaaattgataaaaagtaaagtataaatattatattaatatgatcatgatttttttatttttctccatatcctatagttacatttaggtgcctacgctgtagttttgaaaatcctattaaatttgaacgaggaaagtgtcacccatatctgggtgacggggcgacgaaaagGTTAATCCATTGtgtttggaggtgacactatcctagaccagctggcgggcgcctaggCATActtacgcgggcgaccggtagaccgcggattACCGTTTGGCCATTCCTAGTCTAGATAATAGGTAGTACTTAATTTTATTAATGTCATTCTTCTGAGTCTTCTGTGAAACTAAACTGAGTTTTcactaaaatcgcataaatcaAATACAGCATTGAAACGACGCATGATGTTGGTTATGGCTTATGATGGTTCATTACCATGCAACGTGGCAGGCGAAAAAAATCGGAGGTTTTGAATCATAACCAAGAATGACGTTGTCTAAAAGATCAGTTTGGCAGCAAACACGGATTTCGCGTTCTTTCATCTTTAATTCAATGTTTCCAATCCTAGTAGCTCACATTTATTCTAGCAGGGCGACAGATTGACCGGGACGCGAAGCACGAATTTACGCTGAACGACAAACAAGCGATCGGTTACGATATTGTGAAACGGGTCCCAGATGATTGAACCCATCGAACCAAACTGACATACAGGGATTGCAGTGTGTATGGATCTTCAAACTCTTTTGTCAAATTTCCAATAGTACTAAGCTGTCGTCGTGCCTTCACGATTACCTGGCACTTCGAAACACTGAAAGATACAAACTTGACTAGTAACTCCTGAAGCCGGCCACAATCTTTTTCGTTATAATAAATTGTGACAAAGATTTTTGTGTCGCCTACGTACACAAAATAGCACCCGTAAATATCCGGGAATACTACAGGGCCAAGACTATTtccttgaggtactcctgagGGGTTACAGAACCAGTCTGAAGTTGAAAATCAAATCTTGACCACAAGAGGTCTATTGCAGGGATACGATTCAAGTCCCTCAACAAATTTTTGTTGCGTCATCATTCCTTGCTGAACCGatagaaatgatttttttccctttcGATCTGCTCGATTTGCGGACCCGAATTAAGTCATGGAtcatgaaatgatattctgtaAAATTATTGTGTAATAGTAATTTTTGTGTAATTTTCTATGGTCTCAACAAAAATTCTCTTAGTTCTAgtttggaaatgaaaaaaaaggttgttaGAAAAAGTTCTAATCCTTAAATATGTCCATTTTGCGAAGTACGAGATGTCTGTAcccacccttagaaaaatcctcggtcgaaaactactaaatacatttggtaatgcaaaattagtagaatgtacaaatttttttgtacatattgtcaacaaacccgcatccataccagagattagtatattttactcgataacattagtaagcttgtatattgtcatatctgaaaattggtgggaaaagcgcgtattaaccattttcattgttcccataaggcaatacggaggtataataaggatataattctgatacgtgcattttcggcgagaaaatgtagccgatattgggcttccgaatcatggttctgcttgacatatgtgtttattagtacggtcgaaaatgactatagattggtagtatttaccaaaaaattcgttatatttactaattatttctctcagtgcaaGCATATTAATTTTAGAAAATCCTTTTGTTCAGGGTAAAACCGCAAAGATGATTCTGTCCCATGTTTTCCTATAGATATTAAGACAATAAATCTCAAACTAATCATAATAGTCAATTGTTGTACACATTTTTGTAGGAGCTGTCATTTTCGAATTACATATATCGTTTTTAGAAGTATAATACAATATTCGCCAAAATACAGTCTAGACCAAATTTGGAGAAATTGAGGTACCTAATTTGCTAATATCTTCacccttaacacgttgagtgccacggttttatagcgattggatggacatttttaaacgtattaggacCATCGTTTCATATCGCAGTGGAAGGTATTtctgttcgaaagggaatgcttatgaGCTTATATGCTGATattatattcatatatatttattatcatatgttatactgtcagtcaccggtgactgacgcggCCTGAACGAAAACTcagcgtcagtcaccggtgactgacgtggcaatCAACGTGTTAATCATGCTTTTATCTTTACTTTTGatcagttttgagaaaataccgCTTATCCTATAGACCAGTTGGTATTTATAGTATACGAGTCGTTGTATGCGATTATGAGAGGCATGCGTAAAATAGTATTCAACTCTTTTATTACCTCATTGTGTCGTGTTCACAAACAGCCACATgctatatacttctaggcgtgTTTCGAATCTATATGCCCGCCAGCGCCGTTCCCAATCATGAATGAGCGTAGACTGAACTTTTCCGTCAAGAAGTGATCCTGGGGCGACACTGTATCTATTTACTGCTATAATCGCCTGTCATGACAAGAGCATCACATGTGATTGATGTACACGGTTATCCATTCCATGGCTCGGAAAGTATAACcctgaattctcgcgtaacttttgaaaaggtcctatgtaacaaatgtaaacaaatcgagttaatggatgcacgctattagttttcaatcattgaatgtattacaaaaacaatcgttcacgtatctatcttcttcatctttttgtccctgatacaaaaaatatccaatgtacagattcgaattttaagcacccggctgttacttcggacgccactttcctccgacggccgaaacgtccgaagtaacaaagcagtcaaaacaattcgcagtcgtacttcggtcgttttggaatttgtttcttacaggtgttgttatcgatttcagtgcaatttaacgagtgataacaataataatcagtctttagaacgaaatgctgatatttggattgttgtttattagttagtttcaaatttttatagtgcaacgtaatatgtccaatgtgcaaacgcggggtGACCGGAAAAAATCGCCAAGTAAAAGAAAAAAGCAGAAACAACCGCAGAGAAAAAAGCTTTATATCATGCAAGCCTATTAGAAATAGACTGATGTGAAAAATCGTGGTCAACGAATGAAGCACACGCTGAAAAAACATTATGGGTATAATTTCTGCACGGCAGAaagcgcaatttttattattaatttatttcaaacgaaaaaaaatacaatgttgGTTTGTTCATGTAGCAGATTTTCTATATGGAAAAATCGTTTAGCGCGTAATCTTaatattagaaaattagaagtgtggagtaatatttatattattgtTATTAGTAAATTGTAATACTTATTTATCGTAGTGAAATTTCTTCTGAGGCtcatgtaatggggacgaagtccccatttaacgaggattaggaatcgaggcggcccatgccgccaagatgacgcaatccgagtccaccgccgacccgccgtcggaagcggcggtgtctcgcaagcaaacctgtgttccactgattgcccggttagtttgaaacataggatacgatcctttagcaatgtccgaccgagctttagcgagcgtcggacggcatacgttcaCCTAGTACATGACGTTTGCCCGGTAtcttttttctttgaaatattCATTGCAGGTCAAAACACGGAACAAAACAGGATAACAGGAAGTACTAAATGAGAACATGATCTTATGTCGTTTTGAGTTTGGGTTAAGATGATGGTTTCGGTACATTACATTGTACATTTTAGTACATTGGCTAATCGATCATGAGTTATGAGTTATTAAAGGAATATGAAGTGTcacgtaaaataaaattatagatATCATtcatatgtttttatttttgcgaAGAACAATGTAATATTTCCTCATATCGAAAATTCATTAAAAGTCCATTGTAATAGTTGATAAAGAGGAATATTAATTATTGTATATTAGCTATTTTCCTTAAATAAGATAACTTGTCCTTTGTTCCATGATATTTTTCTACTGAACTGGCTACAATCGCGTAAAGTTTCCTGTATTTCCTTTTAGTAGGCTCCAGTTGGTTAGTTTCAGAGTTCACTAATGTAAGCTTGTGACAAGCTAAATCTCGTCTCAATCCATCGAAAAGGGTCCACACACTTGGGTGACTGCAATGAAATATAGAATTGAGGGCATTGTGAAATCCTTCGCAACTATTAGTAGTCCTTGGTGATTCATTGAGAGCTGTATCGTAGTGGTTCCATGTTCGAGGATGAAATAGTGGACCTCTTCCGGCAGCACCTTGTAtataagttgaaaaaaaataggacAGAACTTCGTTGAATCTGTCTTCATCAGGAAAAGTACTAGCAAGGCTTTTGAAAATATCTTGTACGTCTTCTTTTGGAACGAACGACAATGCTGCCAATGACTTCAACTTCAATCTTGTATCAatatttgattcatattccgatttTAGGCCAACTGCATTAATTTTTCTTATAATGCTCTGGCACAAATGAAAATAACAACCTTTAATTTCGGTTTCCGGGAAAACAATTCTCGCAGCATTCATACAAGCCTTTTCAAAATCCAGAAGTATCCTCTCAGGAGCCATATCCGGAACTAAcctttttaaaatattaaacatCTCCAAGTACGTTTGTTCATTTTTCTTCGTCAGCAGTATATACACACATGGTGGATACGAATTTCCTACTTTGGCATGGACTGTATAGAGTTGGTAAAACATATTTGGTGCTTTGTCAAATGTTCCGTCGCCGAATAGTGTGTCTTGACTTAATTTGCCCATTAAATCTCGATCTCCTAATATTAAAATTCGATTTGAACCGTCTAATACCGAGTCGTGTAATACAAGATCCCTGTATTTCTCAGGAATTGCAAAATCTGCCGTGGGTGGATTTGGCAAGTGCTTCATTACTCGGTGGTTTCGAAGAGTTCTAGCAAGGGAAGATTGCTTTGGCAGATAAGCAATTACATCCGTGCTTAGTTTTGACAATGTCTCTCCAATAACATTGCGGGCGGTGGCATTTATTTCAGCCATGGCTTCTACCATTCGTCTTTTTGCGATGTTTGCTTCAGCTTTTTGAGGACAGGCATCATGACTGTGACTACTTGGCTCTTGTATAATGTCGTTGTTTCTTGTCTTCATACGGGAATGGCACTTCGATTGTCGATTTTCACGGCACTTCCATGTATCTATTCCATTTAATGTTTTAGCATACAGATACTCAAAACCGTTATAGATGAGAACTCGGTTGTCTTTCTGACTGGTCGAAAGCTCCATTGCTtataaatcaaaaaaattaaaagttagATTCTTCGAACTTCTGATTATAAACAAAACCGAGACCGAAAGAACAAAACGTGTTTAACAATTTTCGATGCCTACTTGAGTATTGCTGCGAATGTGAGGGTAATTAAAAACATTATCTTTTTTTCCGTGCAGCAGTAATACCCATGCTGTTTTTTGAAAGTGTGCTTTATTCGATGACTACGATTTTTCACGTCAGTCTATTTCTAGTAGGCTTGTGTGACATAATGCTTTTTTCTCTACGGTTAttactgttgctttcatttacttaccgatttattccgggaaccaaacgcgggcagtcaaaacgtccaatgtaacatttttcgctccgaggcttcaaccttaatctcaaatcacggaacaatagttacgattggttttacgaagttattcttgacagctagtggtgaaaacagtgataaagattgatagcttttaagacaattcgcgaaataatgttcgggtcttcaactacgtttttctcgagttggcgaaaatgttacattggaccttttcaaaagttacgcgagaattcgttatttttcgaattctcgcgtaactttcgaaaaggtccaatgtaacattttcgtcaactcgagtaaaacgaagttgaagacccgaacattaatctgcgaattgtattgaaaggtatcgatctctaGCGCtgctttcaccactagcagtcaagaataactctgtaaaaccaatcgtagctgTTGTTCAGTGATTcgagcttaaatttgaagcctaggaacgaaaaatgttacattggacgttttgactgccgcgtttgcacattggacatattacgttgcacgatgcgaatctgaaactaactactaaacagcaattcaaatatcagcatttcgttctaaagacgtattattgttgttatcactcgttgaattgcactgaaatcgctaacaacgcctgtaagaaacaaaaacccaaaacgaccgaagtacgactttgtgttgttttgactgctttgttacttcggacgttccgagcgtcggaggaaagtggcgtccgaagtaacagccgagtgcttaaaatacgaatctgtacattggatattttttgtatcggcgataaaaagatgaagaagatagatacatgaacgGTTGTtcttgtaatgcattcaatgattgaaaactaagagcgtgcatccattaactcgatttgtttacttttgttacataggaccttttcaaaagttaagcgagaaTTGTTTAttatccaaaatgttatttatttagtttcaggttcttaattttttatatatgtCTGGTTGACAAGCGAACAATGAAttaatgaaattaaattaaattaaattaaaagtggccattttattgtttattggtgaaccgtttgagtgcggaacAAAATATGCCAAGCTTGGGTATATTTATAAAAGCTTTAGCTATTCAAGTGCCATTTTTaaaatccatcgaaaaatggaagagcaatAAGCGATAGGGGTTGTACTGATTGTCCCCTCCGCATGCCCTTTTTCTACCGTGTCTTTCTCCCGATTTCCTGGCATCCTCGTTTATATTTAATAAAGAAAAAGTCCACTGGTCGGACCTGACAAGCTCCAATAACCTTTTCttattgacttttttttaatactaacGATGTTCATAGCTATCAACAACGTGAACATTGAACAAAACCTAATAAACAACTCTTAACATTACTAAAACTACATTTATCAACATATCTAAATCAAAGACATTTACTTTACACGACGCGCTCTTCTATTTCCGGAGACGGTCACCAACAGAAAAAAGACCATATATATTCATGGACGCGGCCTCTCGACTACTCAAACCGGTCCATTGTTAAGCACGCGGGGTCCCTCAGATGAGTTGGTATGGAGCTGACAATGACCCTGCCAATTGACAGATTGCTGATTTTGTTGTCTGCGGTTTTGATTTATTTCAGTGATAGCAGAGTCATCACTTTAGCCGATGGTGAACGACTGTTAAAACTCTTACGACCCGTCAAAACCTCGTTCTGGTTGGTTTTCATCGTCTTCAGTACAGTACAGCGATGTTTTATTGTGTCGTGTAATGTTGTGCCGtcttttcattttcttttgatctgtcattttattttcattaggtTTTATCTATTGAAGTTATAggtaaatagtttttttttaattttatgcgaTATACCCTATCTACATAGC from Toxorhynchites rutilus septentrionalis strain SRP chromosome 3, ASM2978413v1, whole genome shotgun sequence encodes:
- the LOC129777626 gene encoding uncharacterized protein LOC129777626 → MELSTSQKDNRVLIYNGFEYLYAKTLNGIDTWKCRENRQSKCHSRMKTRNNDIIQEPSSHSHDACPQKAEANIAKRRMVEAMAEINATARNVIGETLSKLSTDVIAYLPKQSSLARTLRNHRVMKHLPNPPTADFAIPEKYRDLVLHDSVLDGSNRILILGDRDLMGKLSQDTLFGDGTFDKAPNMFYQLYTVHAKVGNSYPPCVYILLTKKNEQTYLEMFNILKRCCRKRSTISSSNMEPLRYSSQ